The following are encoded together in the Cyanobacterium aponinum PCC 10605 genome:
- a CDS encoding DUF3782 domain-containing protein, with protein MTTTADDIWRILAELAEAQKKTKQLSQETERKFQRLSQESEQRFQESDRKFQQLIQETNRQISAVNKQISTLGGKWGRFVENMVAPACETIFLSRGIDVHQVSQRVRKRINSDTLEIDVLVTNQDSVLVIEVKSSLGVEDVKDLMADLKRFRLFFPEYNQKKLYGAVAGIEIEEGADKYADRQGLFVLSQKGETVGILNPPEFEAKAW; from the coding sequence ATGACAACCACCGCCGATGATATTTGGAGGATTTTAGCAGAATTAGCAGAAGCTCAAAAAAAAACCAAGCAACTTAGCCAAGAAACCGAACGCAAATTCCAGCGACTTAGCCAAGAAAGCGAACAACGTTTCCAAGAAAGCGATCGTAAATTCCAGCAACTCATCCAAGAAACCAACAGACAAATTAGTGCTGTAAATAAGCAAATTAGCACCCTTGGTGGTAAATGGGGGCGTTTTGTGGAAAATATGGTTGCACCAGCCTGTGAAACTATCTTCTTGAGTCGAGGAATTGATGTTCATCAAGTTAGTCAAAGAGTTAGAAAACGTATTAATAGTGATACCTTAGAAATAGATGTTTTAGTCACAAATCAAGACTCAGTGTTAGTGATAGAAGTGAAAAGCAGTTTAGGAGTGGAAGATGTAAAAGATTTAATGGCAGATTTAAAGAGATTTCGCCTGTTTTTCCCTGAATATAATCAAAAAAAATTATATGGTGCAGTAGCAGGAATCGAAATCGAAGAAGGAGCAGATAAATACGCTGATAGACAAGGTTTATTTGTACTATCACAAAAAGGAGAAACTGTGGGTATTCTCAATCCCCCTGAATTTGAAGCAAAAGCATGGTAA
- a CDS encoding AAA family ATPase has product MIPRKLTLKNFLSYRHAELDFTGLHTACICGANGAGKSSLLEAITWVVWGKTRTASDDDLIHLGERETRVDFEFIYDEQHYRIIRTRQRKNGSTLDFQIINEQGYKSIGGKGLRDTENKIKECLKIDYDTFTNSAYLRQGRADEFMLRSPSERRKILADLLKLDQYENLANEAKELARDFKIKAEEISRNLEENKEKLEEKQSFHIAIDETEKELAYFQKKQTVNQEELQTIQLLNNQRSSLKQRYDWQQNQVQTIAKKIQQLQQEKADLEQEIKKITVTLSQEEDINTNYEQWQKLREEDEGLNIKFNQYQQFLEKKQTLEQSLQKESNDLILAIQREKTKLENLINQEKELEAIVNKTSNLEADLEKLNICRQKLSQLDEIQVQANTLLQQKQSLETEINREEAMLLARLKQLENEENNIQTKLNQVPQIRQEFFTLETRLKEIENTKNYQKRVQEKGEQRNLLIQRYLDNQSNLENQIKKLNEKLETLNQDHAVCPLCERELDDTHLEYVINKTQNEQQQIVSQSSYYEIEIINCKRELDNLRKEYAQLNQELALEDSLKQDYARLENQLDSIDDTYNQYELILEEKADLQNKLDTGNYAQDNQSKLREIIEQINNLNYSQENHALLRKEEANLRRVEFQQSRIKDAQNQLKKLAQQKPDLQTNIESLENRLENLRENSPLQLQLRQIEEEIKSLNYDRTYHQNIRKQGQQLQPYQLLYGDLQQAKKQYPQLSTRQTQIETNLTQYNQEKETGEKELNSLQEQLSSLTDYSQELAKLEQEASNCQENINRLLTAKGRLEQSLTNLKDRENDVKELENRLQETQKKYRIYQELTFAFGRRGIQSLMIENILPQLQDEANHILNSLTGSQLSVQFLTQKPKASRSKKSSSQYIDTLEIIISDAQGTRSYETYSGGEAFRINFAIRLALSRILAQRAGTRLQLLIVDEGFGTQDTDGCNRLIGALNAIASEFACILTVTHVNQFKEAFQTRIEVYKTQEGSKIKLSS; this is encoded by the coding sequence ATGATCCCTCGTAAATTAACTCTCAAAAATTTCTTAAGCTATCGTCATGCAGAATTAGACTTTACCGGTTTACACACAGCCTGTATTTGTGGTGCTAATGGTGCAGGAAAATCATCTTTACTAGAAGCGATAACTTGGGTAGTTTGGGGAAAAACTCGCACAGCCTCCGATGATGATTTAATTCATTTGGGAGAAAGAGAAACAAGGGTTGATTTTGAATTTATTTATGATGAACAACATTATCGTATTATTCGCACCAGACAGAGAAAGAATGGAAGCACTTTAGATTTTCAAATTATTAATGAGCAAGGCTATAAATCCATTGGTGGAAAGGGATTAAGAGATACAGAAAATAAGATTAAAGAATGTTTAAAAATTGATTATGATACTTTTACTAATTCTGCTTATTTAAGGCAGGGTAGAGCAGATGAGTTTATGTTAAGAAGTCCGTCAGAAAGAAGGAAAATACTAGCAGATTTATTAAAGTTAGATCAATATGAAAATTTAGCCAATGAAGCGAAAGAATTAGCTAGAGATTTTAAAATTAAAGCGGAAGAAATTAGTCGAAATTTAGAAGAAAATAAGGAAAAATTAGAAGAAAAACAATCTTTTCATATAGCTATTGATGAAACAGAAAAGGAATTAGCATATTTCCAAAAAAAACAGACTGTTAATCAAGAAGAGTTACAGACAATTCAGCTTCTTAATAATCAGAGAAGTAGCTTAAAACAGAGATACGATTGGCAACAAAATCAAGTTCAAACTATTGCAAAAAAAATTCAGCAGTTACAACAGGAAAAAGCAGATTTAGAACAAGAAATCAAGAAAATTACTGTTACTTTATCTCAAGAAGAGGATATTAACACTAATTATGAACAATGGCAAAAATTGAGAGAAGAAGATGAGGGTTTAAATATTAAGTTTAATCAATATCAACAATTTCTAGAAAAAAAACAAACTTTAGAACAGTCCTTGCAAAAGGAAAGTAATGATTTAATTTTAGCAATTCAAAGGGAAAAAACAAAGTTAGAAAATTTAATTAATCAAGAAAAAGAATTAGAGGCAATAGTTAATAAGACATCTAACTTAGAGGCAGATTTAGAAAAACTTAATATTTGTCGTCAAAAACTAAGTCAATTAGATGAAATTCAGGTACAAGCTAATACTCTGTTGCAACAAAAACAGTCTTTAGAAACGGAGATAAATAGAGAAGAAGCGATGTTATTGGCTAGATTAAAACAGTTAGAAAATGAAGAGAATAATATACAAACTAAATTAAATCAAGTTCCTCAAATACGACAAGAATTTTTTACCTTAGAAACAAGGTTAAAAGAAATAGAAAATACCAAAAATTATCAAAAAAGAGTACAGGAAAAAGGAGAGCAAAGAAATCTTTTAATTCAAAGATATTTAGATAATCAAAGTAACTTAGAAAATCAAATTAAAAAACTCAATGAAAAGTTAGAAACTTTAAATCAAGATCATGCGGTTTGCCCTTTATGTGAGAGAGAATTAGATGATACTCATTTAGAATATGTAATTAATAAAACTCAAAATGAACAACAACAAATAGTTTCGCAATCATCTTATTATGAAATAGAGATTATCAATTGTAAACGAGAATTAGACAATTTAAGAAAAGAATACGCCCAATTAAATCAAGAATTAGCCTTAGAAGATAGTCTTAAACAAGATTATGCTAGACTAGAAAATCAATTAGATTCTATCGATGATACTTATAATCAATATGAATTAATATTAGAAGAAAAAGCAGATTTACAAAACAAATTAGATACAGGTAATTACGCTCAAGATAATCAAAGCAAATTAAGAGAAATTATCGAGCAAATTAATAACTTAAACTATAGTCAAGAAAACCATGCTTTATTAAGAAAAGAAGAGGCAAATTTACGTCGAGTAGAATTTCAGCAAAGTAGAATAAAAGATGCTCAAAATCAACTAAAAAAACTAGCTCAACAAAAGCCAGATTTACAAACAAACATAGAATCTTTAGAAAACCGTTTAGAAAATCTCAGAGAAAATTCCCCTTTACAATTACAATTACGCCAAATTGAGGAAGAAATAAAATCTTTAAATTACGATCGCACTTATCATCAAAATATTAGAAAACAAGGGCAACAATTGCAACCCTATCAGCTACTTTATGGAGATTTACAACAGGCTAAAAAACAGTATCCCCAGTTAAGCACAAGACAAACTCAAATTGAGACTAATTTAACCCAATATAACCAAGAAAAAGAGACGGGAGAAAAAGAATTAAATAGTCTTCAAGAACAACTATCATCATTAACTGATTATAGTCAGGAGTTAGCGAAACTAGAACAAGAAGCAAGTAATTGTCAGGAAAATATCAATAGATTACTAACAGCTAAAGGAAGATTAGAACAATCTTTAACTAATTTAAAAGATAGAGAGAATGATGTTAAAGAATTAGAAAATCGTTTACAAGAAACCCAGAAAAAATATCGTATTTATCAGGAATTAACATTTGCTTTTGGCAGAAGAGGTATTCAGTCTTTAATGATTGAAAATATTTTACCCCAATTACAAGACGAGGCAAATCACATTTTAAATAGTCTTACAGGTAGTCAATTAAGTGTACAATTCCTTACCCAAAAACCAAAAGCTAGTCGCAGTAAAAAATCATCATCTCAGTATATAGATACTTTAGAGATTATCATTTCTGATGCACAAGGAACAAGGTCTTATGAGACTTATTCGGGGGGGGAAGCCTTCCGTATCAATTTTGCCATTCGCCTTGCTTTATCCCGTATTCTCGCCCAAAGAGCAGGTACTCGTTTACAATTATTAATTGTCGATGAAGGATTTGGTACTCAAGATACTGATGGTTGTAATCGTCTCATTGGAGCTTTAAATGCGATCGCATCTGAATTTGCTTGTATTTTAACAGTAACTCACGTTAATCAATTTAAAGAAGCCTTCCAAACCAGAATTGAAGTATATAAAACTCAGGAAGGCTCAAAAATTAAACTTTCTAGTTAG
- the hemF gene encoding oxygen-dependent coproporphyrinogen oxidase, translating to MAKVETNSEKIVPTLPPENAKARVSEFMKTIQEEICAGLEALDGKGKFKEDSWEREEGGGGRSRVMTDGDVFEQGGVNFSEVWGNHLPPSILKQRPEAEGHSFYATGTSMVLHPKNPYIPTVHLNYRYFEAGPVWWFGGGADLTPYYPFAEDAKHFHSTFKKTCDQHHPEYYPVFKRWCDEYFFLKHRNETRGVGGLFFDYQDGTDPLYRGPHPDKAAATYSNQLPPQPQRSWEEIFAFVQDCGRTFLPAYVPIAEKRRDTEYGERERHFQLYRRGRYVEFNLVYDRGTIFGLQTNGRTESILMSLPPLVRWEYNYKPEPNTPEAQLYEVFLKPQNWAE from the coding sequence ATGGCAAAAGTTGAGACTAATTCGGAAAAAATTGTTCCCACTTTACCCCCAGAAAATGCCAAAGCAAGGGTAAGTGAATTTATGAAAACTATACAAGAGGAAATCTGTGCAGGATTAGAAGCCCTAGACGGCAAAGGTAAGTTTAAAGAAGATAGTTGGGAAAGAGAGGAAGGAGGGGGAGGAAGATCCCGTGTAATGACTGATGGAGATGTGTTTGAGCAAGGCGGAGTTAATTTTTCTGAGGTTTGGGGTAATCATTTACCTCCTAGTATTTTAAAACAACGTCCTGAAGCAGAAGGTCATTCTTTCTATGCTACAGGTACATCTATGGTGCTACACCCCAAAAATCCCTATATCCCTACAGTGCATTTGAACTATCGTTACTTTGAAGCCGGTCCAGTGTGGTGGTTTGGTGGTGGTGCGGATTTAACACCCTATTACCCTTTTGCTGAGGATGCCAAGCATTTTCATTCTACCTTCAAAAAAACCTGTGATCAACATCATCCCGAATATTATCCCGTGTTTAAACGTTGGTGCGACGAATACTTTTTCTTAAAACACCGCAACGAAACCAGAGGAGTTGGAGGACTCTTTTTCGACTACCAAGATGGAACAGATCCGCTATACAGAGGTCCTCATCCCGATAAAGCCGCCGCTACCTATAGTAATCAATTACCTCCTCAACCTCAACGTAGTTGGGAAGAAATTTTTGCTTTTGTGCAAGATTGTGGTAGAACATTTTTACCAGCTTATGTACCCATTGCGGAAAAACGTCGTGACACCGAATATGGAGAAAGAGAGCGTCATTTCCAACTATACCGCCGAGGTAGATATGTAGAATTTAACTTGGTTTACGATAGAGGCACAATTTTCGGTTTACAAACCAATGGTAGAACAGAATCGATTTTGATGTCATTACCTCCCCTTGTGCGTTGGGAATATAACTACAAACCCGAACCTAACACTCCCGAAGCCCAACTATATGAAGTCTTCTTAAAACCTCAAAATTGGGCAGAATAA
- a CDS encoding NYN domain-containing protein: MNGNTAIFYDVENLLKGYNMPKNYINSISLKNIFKEVEKIPKVKRILVQKAYANWSDSRLSVMKREINELGIEPVQIFGFSYYQKKNAADIQLAVDAIDLAYVRNNIDIFVIVSGDGGFSAVARKLHEYGKYVIACGYKSSTNQVLESMCDYFIGIDDPEEENENITEEKKEVEQNLKITNPLVLKMSQSLERLSSNNREEIIKKSQIILNWFTQDKEAVRELSHSGIHLSVIKEAFKYGIEDFDPHKIGLPKFIQFLQYICKDTDLKIVTSDKFQTKLALKNTILENFEPLPYLDDNFLHSSENYQSILAIGNPRIKIIDSEDFLKITSAVACLTDEYTLDILLENINNIYPDIESENINNCLLSLINLDIFAITNSHKHISEKVFRLKLEFQEHKAIIKKFKESIFNKLSSFWGKDLKENIIEQIILDF, from the coding sequence ATGAATGGAAATACAGCAATTTTTTATGATGTTGAGAACCTTTTGAAAGGCTATAATATGCCCAAGAATTATATTAATAGCATCTCCTTAAAAAATATATTTAAAGAAGTAGAAAAAATTCCTAAAGTTAAGAGAATTTTAGTGCAAAAAGCCTATGCTAATTGGAGTGATTCTCGTTTGTCGGTGATGAAAAGAGAAATTAATGAATTAGGTATTGAGCCTGTACAAATATTTGGTTTTTCCTACTATCAAAAAAAGAATGCCGCTGATATACAGTTAGCCGTAGATGCGATCGATTTAGCTTATGTGAGAAATAATATTGATATATTTGTGATTGTTTCTGGAGACGGTGGTTTCTCTGCTGTTGCAAGAAAGTTACACGAATACGGGAAGTATGTTATTGCCTGTGGTTATAAATCATCAACTAATCAAGTATTAGAATCAATGTGTGACTATTTTATCGGTATAGATGACCCAGAAGAAGAAAATGAAAATATTACAGAAGAGAAAAAAGAGGTAGAGCAAAATTTAAAAATTACTAACCCTTTAGTGTTAAAAATGTCTCAATCTTTGGAAAGGTTATCTAGTAATAATAGAGAGGAAATTATTAAGAAATCGCAAATTATTTTAAATTGGTTTACTCAGGATAAAGAAGCAGTTAGAGAATTATCTCACTCTGGAATACATTTATCAGTGATAAAAGAGGCATTTAAGTATGGAATAGAAGATTTTGATCCTCATAAAATTGGTTTACCTAAATTCATTCAGTTTTTACAATATATCTGTAAGGATACTGATTTAAAAATTGTTACTTCCGATAAGTTTCAAACTAAATTAGCCCTTAAAAATACTATTCTTGAAAACTTTGAACCTTTACCCTATTTAGATGATAATTTTTTACACTCTTCAGAAAACTATCAATCAATTTTAGCTATTGGTAATCCTCGGATTAAGATTATTGATTCAGAAGATTTTTTAAAGATTACTTCTGCTGTTGCCTGTTTAACGGATGAATATACCTTAGATATTCTATTGGAAAATATTAATAATATTTATCCAGATATTGAAAGTGAAAATATAAATAATTGTTTACTCTCCCTAATTAATTTAGATATTTTTGCCATCACTAATTCTCATAAACATATTTCTGAAAAGGTTTTTAGGTTGAAATTGGAGTTTCAAGAACATAAAGCTATCATTAAAAAATTTAAAGAATCTATTTTTAATAAGTTATCATCATTTTGGGGGAAAGATTTAAAAGAAAATATTATTGAGCAAATTATTTTAGATTTTTAA
- the trhO gene encoding oxygen-dependent tRNA uridine(34) hydroxylase TrhO, protein MNLIFASFYRFLPLENLEDLQAEFLQWCQEGEIKGTILIAKEGINANIVGEKEPLKEVIEKIQKKLNCDEWEIKYSDVEIMPFARMKVKIKKEIITFGIPDADPNKQVGTYIKPKDWNNLISQPDVKLVDTRNEYEVQIGTFKGAENPHIDSFTELNKYIEEHLNPEKDQKVAMFCTGGIRCEKVTALMLSKGFKEVYHLQGGILKYLQEIPPEESLWEGECFVFDERVAVKHGLEKGSYKLCPETGEPIPV, encoded by the coding sequence ATGAATCTCATATTTGCCTCATTTTATCGTTTTTTGCCTTTAGAAAACTTAGAAGATTTACAGGCCGAATTTTTGCAGTGGTGTCAAGAAGGAGAAATAAAAGGAACTATTTTAATCGCCAAGGAAGGAATTAATGCCAATATTGTTGGAGAAAAAGAGCCATTAAAAGAAGTTATTGAAAAGATCCAAAAAAAACTTAATTGTGATGAGTGGGAAATAAAATATTCTGATGTAGAAATAATGCCTTTTGCTAGGATGAAAGTCAAAATAAAAAAAGAAATCATTACTTTTGGTATTCCTGACGCTGATCCCAATAAACAAGTGGGAACTTATATTAAACCTAAAGATTGGAATAATTTAATTTCTCAACCCGATGTAAAATTAGTGGATACCCGTAATGAATATGAAGTTCAAATCGGCACTTTTAAAGGGGCAGAAAATCCCCATATTGACTCTTTTACAGAATTAAATAAATATATTGAAGAACATTTAAACCCGGAAAAAGATCAAAAAGTGGCGATGTTTTGCACTGGGGGAATTCGTTGCGAAAAAGTGACGGCGTTAATGTTAAGTAAAGGTTTTAAAGAAGTTTATCATCTACAAGGAGGAATCCTTAAATATTTACAAGAAATTCCCCCTGAAGAAAGTCTCTGGGAAGGAGAATGTTTCGTGTTTGATGAAAGGGTGGCTGTTAAACATGGTTTAGAGAAAGGAAGTTATAAATTGTGTCCTGAAACTGGCGAACCAATACCCGTATAG
- a CDS encoding peroxiredoxin translates to MTSLNVGDRAPDFTLPSAEGKNVSLSDFLGKKSVVIYFYPKDDTPGCTIESCTFRDSYEEFKEAGAEVIGISSDSPQSHQQFASKYQLPFILLSDSQGKVRKLFDVPNVLFLLPGRVTYVIDKEGIVRHIFNSMMDFKAHVDEALKTIKSL, encoded by the coding sequence ATGACAAGTTTAAATGTTGGCGATCGCGCTCCTGATTTTACTTTACCCTCTGCGGAGGGTAAAAACGTTAGTTTGAGCGATTTTCTGGGGAAAAAATCCGTGGTTATCTATTTTTATCCTAAAGATGACACTCCGGGTTGTACCATAGAATCTTGCACCTTTAGAGATAGCTATGAAGAATTTAAAGAAGCGGGTGCAGAAGTAATCGGCATTAGTAGTGACTCCCCTCAATCTCATCAACAATTTGCCAGTAAATATCAATTACCCTTTATTTTACTCAGTGATAGTCAGGGAAAAGTAAGAAAACTTTTTGATGTGCCAAATGTGTTATTTTTATTACCCGGTAGAGTCACCTACGTCATTGATAAAGAAGGAATTGTCAGACATATCTTTAATTCAATGATGGATTTTAAAGCCCATGTGGATGAAGCCTTAAAAACGATAAAATCTCTTTAA
- a CDS encoding DnaJ domain-containing protein, which translates to MLNEIIYQEIERIAKEKGIEISLLKEFANFVIVNQKTKTSKKKVGKTKGKKPLSMTAIKKAVLDYFHVKDTKDLRKSSEFKLATESMDLNFRQKESWETLYREFVGILPEEEGEEGVNCINGINIFKYFRPWRVFGLNPKTATEKEIKSAYRKLSKKYHPDNPETGNAQIFDRINTMYQSILPKTYQS; encoded by the coding sequence ATGTTAAACGAAATTATTTATCAAGAAATAGAGCGTATTGCTAAGGAAAAAGGAATAGAAATTTCTCTTTTAAAAGAATTTGCAAACTTCGTTATTGTTAATCAAAAAACGAAAACAAGCAAGAAAAAAGTAGGTAAAACAAAAGGGAAAAAGCCTCTATCTATGACAGCAATAAAAAAAGCTGTTTTAGATTATTTTCACGTAAAAGATACTAAAGATTTACGTAAATCTTCTGAGTTTAAATTAGCTACAGAAAGCATGGATTTAAACTTTCGTCAAAAAGAATCATGGGAAACTCTTTATCGGGAATTTGTCGGCATTCTGCCTGAAGAAGAAGGAGAAGAAGGGGTTAACTGCATCAATGGTATCAATATTTTCAAGTATTTTCGTCCTTGGCGAGTATTTGGACTTAATCCTAAAACTGCAACCGAAAAAGAGATTAAATCTGCTTATCGAAAATTATCAAAAAAATATCATCCAGATAATCCAGAAACAGGAAACGCCCAAATTTTCGATCGCATCAATACGATGTATCAGTCAATTTTACCTAAGACATATCAAAGTTAA
- a CDS encoding RNA-guided endonuclease InsQ/TnpB family protein — MKNYGCQQNLINPNPDSLAILEFLCEESNKLHNCGVYLGRQLWFKGRRYLKKFDLNKLLKNNNHYRVLYSQVAQQLLLSVTESFKSYYELQKQYHKKTITDKPRPPKYRKKGGFCGLTYPKQALKLRGNQIRLPLGKTVTRWFGLSEFFLPMPTNLSFSTIKELRIVPRNRLFYVEYVYEKKIVMQKNDPEKVLAMDHGIGNALSCVTNIGKSIIIDGKKAKSLNQWYNKKIAKLKEGKPQGFWSDDLARTTEIRNRQMRDFVNKSARYIVNFCRHHRIGTIVFGWNQGQKQSVNIGKKNNQSFVQIPMGKIKDRIHQLCDEHGLKFIELPEAYTSKSSFLDNDLIPNFGEKPEGYQFSGKRIKRGLYRSKQGFLVNGDVMAAANILRKYVSIQPVNISLAKVSRAVLTLPQRINIFNRGFNPIQYFFFESPLL; from the coding sequence ATGAAGAATTATGGATGTCAGCAAAATCTGATCAATCCGAACCCTGATTCACTAGCAATACTAGAGTTTTTATGCGAGGAGTCAAATAAGCTCCATAATTGCGGAGTATATCTAGGAAGGCAATTATGGTTTAAAGGGAGGCGATACCTGAAAAAATTTGATCTCAATAAACTACTGAAAAATAATAATCACTATCGGGTGTTGTACTCACAGGTTGCTCAACAATTGTTGTTATCGGTGACAGAATCTTTTAAATCTTACTATGAGTTGCAAAAACAATATCATAAAAAGACGATAACAGATAAACCCCGTCCTCCAAAGTATAGAAAGAAAGGTGGTTTTTGTGGTCTAACCTATCCGAAACAAGCCCTTAAACTACGAGGCAATCAGATTCGTTTGCCATTAGGGAAAACCGTTACTAGATGGTTTGGGCTGAGTGAGTTCTTTCTTCCTATGCCAACCAATTTATCTTTCTCTACCATCAAAGAACTTCGCATTGTCCCCCGTAATCGTCTTTTCTATGTAGAATATGTTTACGAAAAAAAAATAGTAATGCAAAAAAATGATCCTGAAAAGGTTTTGGCAATGGATCATGGTATAGGAAATGCCCTTAGTTGTGTTACTAATATAGGAAAATCAATCATTATCGATGGGAAAAAAGCTAAAAGCCTTAATCAGTGGTATAACAAGAAAATTGCAAAACTAAAAGAAGGAAAGCCCCAAGGGTTTTGGTCAGATGATTTGGCTCGTACTACCGAAATACGCAATCGTCAAATGCGTGATTTCGTTAATAAATCTGCTAGATATATTGTGAATTTTTGTCGTCATCATCGCATAGGTACAATTGTCTTTGGATGGAATCAGGGACAAAAGCAATCCGTAAATATCGGCAAGAAAAATAATCAATCTTTTGTGCAAATCCCAATGGGTAAAATAAAAGACCGCATCCATCAATTGTGTGATGAACACGGTCTTAAGTTTATCGAATTACCAGAGGCTTACACTTCTAAATCTAGTTTCCTAGATAATGATTTGATACCTAATTTCGGTGAAAAACCCGAAGGGTATCAGTTTTCAGGAAAACGGATTAAACGAGGTCTTTACCGTTCTAAACAAGGTTTTTTGGTTAATGGCGATGTAATGGCCGCCGCTAATATTCTCCGAAAATATGTAAGCATACAGCCAGTGAATATCTCACTAGCCAAGGTGTCTAGGGCAGTTTTGACCCTGCCACAAAGGATAAATATTTTTAATCGTGGTTTTAACCCGATTCAATATTTCTTTTTTGAATCCCCGTTACTTTAG
- a CDS encoding ABC transporter ATP-binding protein translates to MIAPESAITTLGLTKRFDKHIAVNDVDLQIKKGDVYGLIGPNGAGKTTLIRMLAAAETPTKGEIYLYGDRLLTDNSNSHLKKYLGYLPDDFPLYDDLTVIDYLEYFGRLYNIPASERYRRLSDVLELVQLEYKRNAEIATLSRGMKQRLSLARTIIHQPVVLLLDEPVSGLDPIARMEFRETIKQLQQAGMTILISSHVLSDLAELCTSVGIMELGFLVESTSLAQLYERLSRQLILITILEGEDKLIGELRNCPSVRAWEKLADGQRYKLEFTGNQKDSALLLKNLIIAGVAIADFHCEKEDLETIFLKLGHKQVS, encoded by the coding sequence ATAATTGCTCCTGAATCAGCTATTACAACCCTTGGCTTAACGAAAAGATTTGATAAACATATTGCCGTTAACGATGTGGATTTACAAATAAAGAAAGGGGATGTTTATGGTTTAATAGGTCCAAATGGTGCGGGAAAAACCACTTTAATTCGAATGTTAGCGGCGGCGGAAACTCCCACTAAGGGAGAAATTTATCTCTATGGCGATCGCCTCTTAACGGACAATAGTAATTCCCATTTGAAAAAATATTTGGGCTACCTTCCCGATGATTTTCCTCTCTACGATGATTTAACGGTGATTGATTACCTCGAATATTTTGGGCGATTGTACAATATACCTGCTTCAGAAAGATACCGCCGTTTATCGGATGTATTGGAATTAGTACAGTTAGAATATAAACGCAATGCCGAAATTGCTACTCTTTCAAGGGGCATGAAACAACGCTTAAGCCTTGCTAGAACTATTATTCATCAACCTGTAGTGTTATTGTTGGATGAGCCTGTATCTGGACTAGATCCCATTGCACGGATGGAATTTCGGGAAACCATTAAACAACTACAACAGGCAGGAATGACGATTTTAATATCATCTCACGTTTTATCAGACTTAGCGGAATTATGTACATCGGTGGGAATAATGGAATTAGGTTTTTTAGTGGAAAGTACCTCTTTAGCTCAATTGTATGAGCGTTTGAGCCGTCAATTAATCCTGATTACCATTTTAGAAGGAGAAGATAAACTCATCGGGGAATTAAGAAATTGCCCTTCCGTCAGAGCATGGGAAAAACTAGCGGATGGACAACGGTATAAACTAGAATTTACAGGCAATCAGAAAGATAGTGCCTTACTTTTAAAAAATTTGATTATAGCAGGAGTTGCGATCGCAGATTTCCATTGTGAGAAAGAAGATTTAGAAACAATTTTCCTCAAACTTGGACATAAACAAGTATCTTAA